The DNA segment AGACCCTGCTCCGCCGCGGCGCCCGCATCGCCGCCCGCTCCTCCGGCGGCGAGCTGCTCGCCGTGCACGTCACCAGCCAGGACGGCCTGCGCGCCGCCCGACCGGAGGTGCTGGCCGAGCAGCGCGCCCTCGTCGACACCCTCGGCGGCAGCTACCACCAGATCGTCGGCGAGGACGTGCCACGCGCCCTCGTCGAGTTCGCCCGCTCCGTCAACGCCACCCAGCTCGTCCTCGGCGTCAGCCGGCGGAGCAGGCTCGCCGCCGCGCTCACCGGCCCCGGCATCGGCGCAACGGTCATCCGAGAGTCCGGGACGATCGACGTCCACATCGTCACCCACGCCTCCGCGGGCCGCTCCCCCGCGCTGCCCCGGCTCGGCGGAGCGCTGACGCTGAAGCGGCGCGTGCTCGGCCTGCTGCTCGCCCTCGTCGGCGGGCCGCTGCTCACCTGGCTGCTCGCCGCCTTCCGCAGCGACGAGTCGATCACCAGCGACGTCCTCGCCTACCAGGTCCTCGTCGTCCTGGTCGCCCTCGCCGGCGGCCTCGGGCCCGCGCTGTTCGCCGCTGTGCTGTCCGGGCTCACCCTCGACTTCTTCTTCGTCGACCCCCTCTACACCGTCACCGTCGACGAGCCGCTGCACGCCCTCGCCCTCCTGCTCTACATCGCCAACGCGATCCTGGTCAGCGCCGTCGTCGACCGCGCCGCCCGCCGCGCCCGCACCGCCCGCCGGGCCGGCGCCGAGGCCGAGCTGCTCGCCACCATCGCCGGCGGCGTCATCCGCGGCCAGGACGCCCTGCAGGCGATCCTCGAGCGCGCCCGCGAGGCCTTCGGTCTGACCGGCGTCCGCCTGCTCCGCGGCTCCGAGCTCGTCGGCGCCGACGGCGAGCCCGGCGGCCAGCACGAGACCGTCCCCGTCGGCCGCACCGCCGTCCTCGAGCTGCACGGCCGCCCCGTCGGCGCGGGCGAGCGGCGCCTGCTCTCCGTCGTCGTCGCGCAGCTCGACGCCGCCCTCGAGCACGAGGACCTCAGCGAGACGGCGAGCGGCCTCGCTCCCCTCGCCGAGACCGATCGGGTGCGCAGCGCCCTGCTCTCGGCCGTCAGCCACGACCTGCGCCGGCCGCTCGCCGCCGCGACCGCCGCGATCAGCGGACTGCGCTCCACCGACATCGCCTGGAGCGCCGCGGACCGCGCGGAGCTGCTCGCCACCGCCGACGAGAGCCTCGGCACCCTCGCGGACCTCGTCACGAACCTCCTCGACGTCACCCGGCTGCAGGCCGGGGTGCTCGCGGTCTCCCTGGCGCCCGTCGACCCCTCGGACGTCGTCCTCCCCGCGATCGACGAGCTCGGCCTCGGACCGGCGGAGCTCGACCTCGATCTCGACCTCGACCTGCCGCCGGCGCTCGCCGACGCGGGCCTGCTCCAGCGCGTGGTGGTGAACCTGCTCGCCAACGCCGTCCGGCACTCCCCGGCCGACCGGCGCGTGCGGATCTCGACCAGCGGCTTCGCCGGCACGCTCCAGATCCGGGTCGCCGACCACGGACCGGGCATCGCCCCCGAGCGCCGCGCCGACGTCTTCGTCCCGTTCCAGCGCCTCGGCGACACCGACAACACCACCGGCCTCGGCCTCGGCCTCGCCCTGTCCAAGGGCTTCACCGAGGGGATGGGCGGCACGCTCGACACCGAGGACACCCCCGGCGGCGGGCTGACCATGGTCGTCACCCTCCCGCTCGCGCCGCCGCCGACCGCACCCGCACCCGCACCGATGCCCGCGCCGACGCCCCGGGAGGGAGACCGATGAGGGTCCTCCTCGCCGACGACGACGCGCAGCTGCTGCGCGCCCTCCGGATCACCCTCGGCGCCCGCGGCTACGAGGTCGTCACCGCCGAGAACGGCACCAGCGCCCTCGCACTCGCCGCCGAGCGGCGTCCCGACCTCGTCGTGCTCGACCTCGGCTTGCCCGGGCTCGACGGCCTCGACGTGATCCGCGGACTGCGCGGCTGGAGCACCGCGCCGATCCTCGTCGTCTCCGGCCGCACCGGCGCCGCCGACACCATCGACGCTCTCGACGCCGGCGCCGACGACTACGTCACCAAGCCCTTCGCGATGGACGAGCTGCTCGCCCGCCTCCGCGCCCTCACCCGGCGGCTCGGCACGCAGGAGACCGGCTCGCTGGTCGTCCTCGGCGACCACGTCGTCGACCTCACCGCGCGGGCCGTCACCCGGCGCACCGGCGACGGCCCGATCGCCGTCCGGCTCACCCCCACCGAGTGGCGCGTGCTGGAGCTGCTCGTCCGGAACCCCGGCCGACTCGTCACCCGGCAGACCCTGCTGCACGAGATCTGGGGACCGAGCCACAGCACGGACACGGGCTACCTCCGCCTCTACCTCGCCCAGCTGCGGAAGAAGCTCGAGCCCGAGCCGGCCCGCCCGCGCTACCTGCTCACGGAGTCGGGGATGGGCTACCGCTTCGTCCCCGGCGACGGCCAGGACTCCGGCTGAGCACGCGCGGCGGTGTCAGTGCGGCGCGATCGGCGAGACGCCGACGCGGACCGCGCCGCCCGAGGCGCGCCGCATCCCCTCGTCGAGATCCGCCAGCGCCACCGTCTCGCCGACCAGGCCGGCGAACGGCCACGCCTGCCAGCGGTCGACGAGGTACGCCGAGGCCGCGGCGAGGTGCTCGGGCGTGTAGTTGTGCACGCCCCGCACGGTCAGCAGCCCGCGCACCACGCGCTCCGGATCCAGCGGCACCGGCTCGGTCGGGAAGACGCTGCCGACCAGGACGACCACGCCGCCGACCGCGGCACGGGCGAGCGCCGCGCCGACGGCCGCCCGCGCGCCGGACGCCTCGAGGACCACGTCGAACTCGCCGCCCTCCTCGTCGGGTCGCCGCGCTCGGGCGCCGAAGCGCTCGGCGATCGCGCGGCGAGCGGGATCCGGCTCGACGAGGGTGACGACCGCCCCGCGATCCGTCGCCATCGCCGCCGCGGTGAGGCCGATCAGGCCCGCGCCGCTGATCAGCACGTCGGCCCCGGTGAGCGGCCGGACCGCCTCGGCGGCGGCGAGCGCGGCCCAGGCGGTGGCGGTCCCGCAGGACGCGGGCGCCAGGACGGCCGCCGGCACGTCCTCGGGCAGCCGGATGATCGGCGTGCCCGAGACGACGTGCGCGTGCGTGGCGAAGCCGCCGGACAGCGCCCAGGCGTCGCTCATCCGCTCGTGGCCGTACTTGCGCAGCGTCCGGCACTTCTGCGGCAGCCCGCCCGCGCAGCGGTCGCAGGAGCCGCAGCTCGCCGCGATCGACCACAGCACACGGTCGCCGACGGCGAGGAGGGAACCGTCGAGCGCACGGGGCCCGCCGCTGCCGAGCTCGACGACGCGCCCGAGCTGCTCGTGCCCGAGGACGAGCGGGGCGGGAGCACTCCGGTCGCCGTGCACCGTGTGCACATCGGAGCCGCAGATCGTCGCCAGCTCGATCTCGACCAGCACGTCGCCCGGGCCGAGCCGGACCGTGACGAACGCGACGGCCTCGTGCGGGCGGTCCGGCGCCAGCCAGACCATGGCGGTGGCGGAGGGCCGCAGCTCGACGCGCCGCGACTCCGGATCGATGCGCGGCGGCGCGATCGCCGTCCTCATCGCAGTGACAGCGTGCGCAGCGCGGTGACGTCCTCGATCACGGCGTGCGCGCCAGCCGCGCTCAGGCGGTCGCGGTCGTGCGCTCCGCTCAGCACGCCCACCACGAGCCCGGCGCCCGCGCGCAGTCCCGAGAGGACGTCGCTGGCCGTGTCGCCGACCACCGCGACGGCGCTCATCGCGCTGACCCGCGCGCGCAGGGCGGCGGTCAGCACGAGGTCGGGCGCGGGGCGGCCCCGGCCGGCGTCGGCCGGCGAGAGGGCGATCCCGACGAGGTCGCGCCAGCCGAGCGCGTCGAGGATCGCGTCGCGGGTGACCGGAGCGAAGCCGGTGGTCAGCGCCACGCCGACCCCCGCGGCGCGCAGCTCGCGCAGCAGCTCCTCGGCGCCGGGGATCGGCGCCGCGGCGCCCTCGAGGATCAGCTCGGCGTAGGCGTCCTCGAACGCGGCGGTCGCCCGCTCCGCGGCGGCGACGTCGCCCCCGGCGAGGTGGGTGAACACGTCGATCTTCGACTGCCCCATCGTCTCGCGCACGTAGTCGAGCGCCTCGGCCCACGGCAGGCGGTCGGCGACGCCGGTGCGCTCGGCCGCGCGCTGGAACGCCTGCTCGACGACCCCGTCGTCGGTCACGGTGGTGCCCGCCATGTCGAGCACGACGAGCTCGACACCGGCGAGGGCCGGGCGGGGACCGGCGGTGCCGAGGGGAGCGGGAGCGGGGATCGTGCTGGTCATCAGCGGCCTTCCGAGGAGACGAGGAGGGATGCGGTGCTGTCGAAGCGGTCCGCGAGGGTGGTCTCGGCGAGACCGAGCCCGGTGGTCATGCCGATGCCCGTGGTGACGGTGCGCACGAGGACGCCCGGGATCGGCTCGGCGACGAGGAACTCGTCGCGCCCGCTGGCGTAGACGCCCTGCCAGCGCTCCAGCACCCGCGGCGCCGCCCCGAACAGGCGCGCGGTCTCCTCGAGGAGGAGCTCCGCGGTGGCCTCGGACTGGAACGGCTCCGGCGTGATCGAGCGGTGGTGGGAGTCGCCGACGACGACGCTCCCGTCCGGCAGCTGCGTGTACATCTGGTTGAGGTCGATCGCCGCGAGGTCCGGCCGCTCGGCGTGCAGCCGGGCCCGCACCGCGGCGGCCTCGGGCAGGCGCGCGAAGCCGCTGTAGCGCACGAGCGACCAGCCCGTCAGCAGCGGCGCGGCCAGCGGAGCGCGCAGCGGCAGCTCCACGCGGAGCATGTCGAGGGAGCAGCGGACGACCTCGTGCGCCTCGGCGAGCTCGGGGAGGAGCTGATCGAGGTCGTGGTTCACCGCGACGACGATCGTGTCGGCGAGGACCGCGCCCCGGCTGGTCTCCACGACGCCCTCGGCGACGCGGCCCACGGCCGTGCGCATCCGGAACTCGACGCCGAGCTCGGCGAGGTGCCGGACGATCGCGGCCGCGGCCGTGCGCGGATCCGCCTGCAGGTCGTAGGGCAGCACCGCTCCCCCGACGACGACCGCGGGGTCGACCGGGGTCGCCGCCGCGGTCCCCCGGGCGTCGAGCAGCTCGATCTCGGGGCCGTCGCCGAAGCCGAACGGCGCCTGCGCGGCCGCCGCCTCGAGCAGGGCGAGCTCGTCCGCGTGGCGCGCGACGATGTGCGTGCCGCGGCGGCCGAGCGCGAAGCCCGCGTCCTGCGCGAGCCGGAGCCACGCCTCCCGGGCCGCGAGCCCGTAGCGCAGCGCCTCGCCGGCCTGCGGGGTGAAGCAGAGGTGGCCGAAGTTGCGGACGGTCGAGCCCATCGGCGCGGCGGTCCGGTCGAGCACCACGACGCGAAGCCCCCGGCGGACTGCGGCATGGGCGGCGCCGAGACCGACGATCCCGGAGCCGACGACGGCGACGTCGTACCGGGCGCTCATCGGAGCACCTTCCGCAGCCACATCGCCAGTCCCTCGACGACGAGCACGGTCACCAGGATCATCAGGACGATCGCGGTCACGGTCGCGTAGTTCGAGCCCTGCGCGGCGTTCAGCAGGTAGTAGCCGATCCCGCCGCCGCCGACGATGCCCAGCAGGGTCGCCGCGCGGATGTTGGTGTCGAGCAGGTAGAAGGTGTGGCCGAGCATCGCGCGCGCCCCCTGGGGCAGGGTCGCTCCGGCGTAGACCTGGAGCCGGGTGGCGCCGGTCGCGACGAGGGCGCGCTCCGGTCCGGAGTCGACCTCCTCCAGCGAGTCGGCGATCAGCTTGCCGAGCAGGCCGACCCCGCCGACCGCGAGGGCGATCGTGCCGGCCTGGGTGCCCAGCCCCGAGACGACGATGAGCAGGATGGCGAGGATGAGCTCGGGCACGCCGCGGACCGCGACCAGCAGCAGCCGGAAGCCGCTGCGGGCGCCGCGGGTCGGGGCGACGTTGCGGGCGGCGAGCGAGCCGATCAGCACCGACGCGACGACGGTGAGCAGGGCCGCGGCGAGGGCGATCGCGATCGTCTCGCGCATCGCCTCGACCATCGTGCCTGCGTCGTAGCTGCCGAAGGACGGCGGCCAGAACTGCGCCGCGACGGCGGGGACGCGGCCCCAGAAGGTGAGCGCGTCGCTCCAGGTGATGTCGCTGACGACGACGCCCGCGACGATCACGACCGCCGTGACGACGCCGGCGAGGGCGTTCCGGAGGCGCGTCGGCGTCCACGGCCGGCGCAGCGCCGACTCCGGGGTCGACCGCGGCGTCGCGGCCGCCGGCCGCCCCGCGCTGCCGCTCGCGCGGTCGCCGCGGAACCGGCGCACGAGGGCGCCGACCGGGCCGGAGTCCGACGCGCCGGCTCCGGACGCGCCCCGGCCGAGCATCGCCGCGCGCACCGAGCTCGAGACGATCTCCATCGCCACGCAGAGCGCGAAGATCACCAGCGCGATGCCGATGCCCCGTCCGTACTGCAGCGACTTGAAGGCGTAGGACATCTCGAGGCCGAGAC comes from the Rathayibacter festucae DSM 15932 genome and includes:
- a CDS encoding sensor histidine kinase, with the protein product MRTGRLRVLLGAAPGVGKTYEMLEEGRRLRSEGRDVVVAFVETHGRAATAAMVTGLEVVPRTTLEHRGVRLDELDLDAVLARRPGIALVDELAHTNAPGSAHEKRWQDVRTLLDAGIDVVSTVNIQHIESLNDVVQQITGVPQRETIPDAILRGADQIEVVDLAPQALRDRLAAGRVYPSERIDAALSNYFRLGNLTALRELALLWLADEVDSALNGYRVEHGIDSTWEARERVVVTLTGGPEGETLLRRGARIAARSSGGELLAVHVTSQDGLRAARPEVLAEQRALVDTLGGSYHQIVGEDVPRALVEFARSVNATQLVLGVSRRSRLAAALTGPGIGATVIRESGTIDVHIVTHASAGRSPALPRLGGALTLKRRVLGLLLALVGGPLLTWLLAAFRSDESITSDVLAYQVLVVLVALAGGLGPALFAAVLSGLTLDFFFVDPLYTVTVDEPLHALALLLYIANAILVSAVVDRAARRARTARRAGAEAELLATIAGGVIRGQDALQAILERAREAFGLTGVRLLRGSELVGADGEPGGQHETVPVGRTAVLELHGRPVGAGERRLLSVVVAQLDAALEHEDLSETASGLAPLAETDRVRSALLSAVSHDLRRPLAAATAAISGLRSTDIAWSAADRAELLATADESLGTLADLVTNLLDVTRLQAGVLAVSLAPVDPSDVVLPAIDELGLGPAELDLDLDLDLPPALADAGLLQRVVVNLLANAVRHSPADRRVRISTSGFAGTLQIRVADHGPGIAPERRADVFVPFQRLGDTDNTTGLGLGLALSKGFTEGMGGTLDTEDTPGGGLTMVVTLPLAPPPTAPAPAPMPAPTPREGDR
- a CDS encoding response regulator translates to MRVLLADDDAQLLRALRITLGARGYEVVTAENGTSALALAAERRPDLVVLDLGLPGLDGLDVIRGLRGWSTAPILVVSGRTGAADTIDALDAGADDYVTKPFAMDELLARLRALTRRLGTQETGSLVVLGDHVVDLTARAVTRRTGDGPIAVRLTPTEWRVLELLVRNPGRLVTRQTLLHEIWGPSHSTDTGYLRLYLAQLRKKLEPEPARPRYLLTESGMGYRFVPGDGQDSG
- a CDS encoding alcohol dehydrogenase catalytic domain-containing protein, translated to MRTAIAPPRIDPESRRVELRPSATAMVWLAPDRPHEAVAFVTVRLGPGDVLVEIELATICGSDVHTVHGDRSAPAPLVLGHEQLGRVVELGSGGPRALDGSLLAVGDRVLWSIAASCGSCDRCAGGLPQKCRTLRKYGHERMSDAWALSGGFATHAHVVSGTPIIRLPEDVPAAVLAPASCGTATAWAALAAAEAVRPLTGADVLISGAGLIGLTAAAMATDRGAVVTLVEPDPARRAIAERFGARARRPDEEGGEFDVVLEASGARAAVGAALARAAVGGVVVLVGSVFPTEPVPLDPERVVRGLLTVRGVHNYTPEHLAAASAYLVDRWQAWPFAGLVGETVALADLDEGMRRASGGAVRVGVSPIAPH
- a CDS encoding HAD-IA family hydrolase; this encodes MTSTIPAPAPLGTAGPRPALAGVELVVLDMAGTTVTDDGVVEQAFQRAAERTGVADRLPWAEALDYVRETMGQSKIDVFTHLAGGDVAAAERATAAFEDAYAELILEGAAAPIPGAEELLRELRAAGVGVALTTGFAPVTRDAILDALGWRDLVGIALSPADAGRGRPAPDLVLTAALRARVSAMSAVAVVGDTASDVLSGLRAGAGLVVGVLSGAHDRDRLSAAGAHAVIEDVTALRTLSLR
- a CDS encoding TIGR03364 family FAD-dependent oxidoreductase, producing MSARYDVAVVGSGIVGLGAAHAAVRRGLRVVVLDRTAAPMGSTVRNFGHLCFTPQAGEALRYGLAAREAWLRLAQDAGFALGRRGTHIVARHADELALLEAAAAQAPFGFGDGPEIELLDARGTAAATPVDPAVVVGGAVLPYDLQADPRTAAAAIVRHLAELGVEFRMRTAVGRVAEGVVETSRGAVLADTIVVAVNHDLDQLLPELAEAHEVVRCSLDMLRVELPLRAPLAAPLLTGWSLVRYSGFARLPEAAAVRARLHAERPDLAAIDLNQMYTQLPDGSVVVGDSHHRSITPEPFQSEATAELLLEETARLFGAAPRVLERWQGVYASGRDEFLVAEPIPGVLVRTVTTGIGMTTGLGLAETTLADRFDSTASLLVSSEGR
- a CDS encoding PhnE/PtxC family ABC transporter permease, with product MTAVLPPRTARRPDPAVAARAPRPRRSPERIAAVLTLVALAGLAVAALVEVDISVPRMLQSLSNAERFLGRVGAISLPEPAELLALTAQTLGLVLTGTLLAAVLSVPLAYLAAANTTPGHAARAVARFLGVLARAIPDVVLAMVFVLMFSLGSLPGILAIGLHSVGMISKLFADAIEQIDEGPRLAIRAAGGTRLQEFTSGVLPQVLPSWVATVLHRNDINLRGSVILGYVGVAGLGLEMSYAFKSLQYGRGIGIALVIFALCVAMEIVSSSVRAAMLGRGASGAGASDSGPVGALVRRFRGDRASGSAGRPAAATPRSTPESALRRPWTPTRLRNALAGVVTAVVIVAGVVVSDITWSDALTFWGRVPAVAAQFWPPSFGSYDAGTMVEAMRETIAIALAAALLTVVASVLIGSLAARNVAPTRGARSGFRLLLVAVRGVPELILAILLIVVSGLGTQAGTIALAVGGVGLLGKLIADSLEEVDSGPERALVATGATRLQVYAGATLPQGARAMLGHTFYLLDTNIRAATLLGIVGGGGIGYYLLNAAQGSNYATVTAIVLMILVTVLVVEGLAMWLRKVLR